The following DNA comes from Marinilactibacillus sp. Marseille-P9653.
ACTTCATCAATTCCCGCGATAAAAGAAGCTCCTTGATTTCTAGCCGCTTCTTCAAATTTAGACATTATTTGATAGTCTTTTAAAAGCTTTTGCTGACTTTCCTGATCTTTTTTCCATTTTTTAATGGCACTCTGAACACCTTTACGGTCATCTTTTAAAAGTTCACGGAAAAGAGGATCGTCTTGATCATTTATTAAATCAAGTTGCTGTTTGATTTCCTTAATTGTCTGCTTCTTCATTTTCATCACTTTCCGTAAATATGTCATCCGGTGTTTCAAGAGTGATTCTACCTAACTTACCGTCTCTTAGCTCATATATCAATGCTTGTGCTGTTCGTTCATAGTCTTCTTTGAAGCCTCTTAGTCGTGTAATTTCCATTAATAATTCCGGTAATTCCATTCCTTTTTCAAGTTCTTGATCAAATTTATAACGAGATGATAAGGCCCCTGGGTAATGTTGAACCAAGTAATCCATTCCAAAAAGTGCAATATCGTCAAGATTCAATAAGGCATCTTTAATTGCCCCTGTTAAAGCCAATCGTTTGCCAACTTCTTGATCTTCGAATTTAGGCCATAAAATACCTGGAGTATCCAATAATTCGAGCTCTTTACCGTACTTAATCCATTGCTGTGATTTTGTTACACCAGGTCTATTACCTGTCTGAGCAATATTTTTACGAGCGAAGCGATTAATCAAAGTAGATTTCCCAACATTAGGAATACCTACACATACGGCTCTGATTGCGCGTGGTTTTAACCCTTTTTTCTCTCTTTTTTCAAAAAAAGTAGTCAGCGCTACTTTAGCCAGTTTGATGACTTCTTTCATCCCCTGACCTTCTTTTGCATTGATGGAAATTGCATAAATGCCTTGAGACTCGTAATATCTGATCCATTCATTAACTTTTTTCATATCAGCTAAATCGCTTTTCATCAATATGGTGATTCTTGGCTTATCTCCAATCATATCTACTAAATCAGGGTTTCGACTTGAATAAGGGATTCGAGCATCAACCAGTTCAAATACCACATCTACTAACTTAAGTTTTTCAAGAAATTGTCTTTTAGCTTTGGCCATAT
Coding sequences within:
- the ylqF gene encoding ribosome biogenesis GTPase YlqF; translation: MTIQWYPGHMAKAKRQFLEKLKLVDVVFELVDARIPYSSRNPDLVDMIGDKPRITILMKSDLADMKKVNEWIRYYESQGIYAISINAKEGQGMKEVIKLAKVALTTFFEKREKKGLKPRAIRAVCVGIPNVGKSTLINRFARKNIAQTGNRPGVTKSQQWIKYGKELELLDTPGILWPKFEDQEVGKRLALTGAIKDALLNLDDIALFGMDYLVQHYPGALSSRYKFDQELEKGMELPELLMEITRLRGFKEDYERTAQALIYELRDGKLGRITLETPDDIFTESDENEEADN